The following proteins are co-located in the Anas platyrhynchos isolate ZD024472 breed Pekin duck chromosome 1, IASCAAS_PekinDuck_T2T, whole genome shotgun sequence genome:
- the GSAP gene encoding gamma-secretase-activating protein isoform X3 translates to MLLHLAAEFDLQRDVGPWLAERGWAAALDTSENSSALHVVNVERNGKIIYTWKHLYMFERDLRIISCSVNSERTLLAVSFRQYTEEERVSRLLQSVSKYLTLLIEIHPINNVRVLKAVDSCVRVQFLYPVEGRNTSTESRLLLVSEDKYIEQFDICVAVEEHKVVIQNSGQLPRARVADDLIWAQWDMTEQRLFYIVPKESRCTLKCVQFYPDGSFNSILESHLDISVTDTRVKLVNFGYDDCQDQDVTSTSLNLRVFTSKAGGLCVCCSLASDIPDVIIYSIYFLHKGYSKTFTVSLERTASHQLKEVAFLNLDYYVAAYLPGQFLHLLNIQHPDLLCYSLFLTGEDARIDTLQNGSIQSPLMSTILDGCIGRIYAVSISDSALLEFLQKSKRDSERLAALHCALLCVRSTADLEMKIICWISENLSTCHSFDPIQEFIVASLYSRMCSETHNLDKLLPYTSLLDWIGVIPGAVCTTDIISLPVLEFQNSKGFWEKLNSNLESVKYAEPHLHYHSNVLRREWQNLSEEQKEERRTTTYLRNIFENAKKVLSHLDTWDSEERLVPLFQEEDYQQQLLMGLMVAQLKDHLMRHLQYVGKKKIDQIVLDYVANLLNLVHRIMKEVWKRYRLHSCIFCFDERGSAAEFAVFHIMSRILEATNGMCMPLPPGFHTLHLGLGVRCLPLHTLLHYIDNGVLHLTETCVRKLLKDLDDTEKNEKLKFSIVTRLPEALGQKVRQFWNHPINANLIARKYVKLLLEKLGSRQCSRPISERRPVPVEFLPLNYLTNMLAEIENQGVHPYEKQDHVNVRFVEEAALKHTMMLLGLKYS, encoded by the exons CACCTCTATATGTTTGAGAGAGATCTGCGCATAATCAGTTGTTCAGTCAACAGTGAAAGGACGTTACTGG CGGTCAGCTTCCGTCAAtacacagaggaagaaagagtgAGCCGGCTGTTACAGTCAG TATCCAAATATTTAACCTTGCTAATTGAAATTCATCCCATTAATAATGTGAGAGTCCTGAAGGCTGTGGATAGCTGCGTTCGAGTACAG TTCCTTTATCCAGTTGAAGGCAGAAATACTTCTACAGAAAGTCGCCTCTTGCTAGTTTCAGAAGATAAAT atATTGAACAATTTGATATTTGTGTTGCTGTGGAAGAACACAAAGTG gTGATTCAAAACTCAGGTCAGCTTCCAAGAGCCAGAGTTGCAGATGATCTCATTTGGGCACAATGGGATATGACGGAACAGAGACTCTTCTACATTGTTCCAAAG GAATCAAGGTGTACTTTAAAATGTGTCCAGTTTTACCCTGATGGAAGTTTTAACTCAATA CTGGAATCACACCTGGATATTTCTGTGACTGACACACGAGTAAA ACTAGTGAATTTTGGATATGATGACTGCCAAGACCAAGATGTTACATCCACATCTTTGAATCTTCGGGTTTTTACAAGTAAAGCAG gaggcttgtgtgtgtgttgcagTCTAGCCTCTGATATTCCTGATGTAATAATATACTCCatatattttttacataaaG GTTATAGCAAAACTTTTACAGTTTCTCTAGAAAGAACAGCATCTCATCAATTGAAGGAAGTGGCCTTTTTGAATCTGG acTACTATGTGGCTGCTTATTTGCCTGGCCAGTTCCTGCACCTCCTGAATATTCAGCATCCTGACCTACTGTGCTATAGTTTATTTCTGACAG GTGAGGATGCAAGAATTGACACGCTGCAAAACGGCTCCATCCAGTCCCCACTCATGTCAACTATCTTGGATGGCTGCATAGGGAGAATATATGCAGTGAGCATCAGTGACAGTGCCTTATTAGAGTTCCTACAGAAAAGCAAACGAGACAGCGAGAGGTTGGCAGCTCTACATTGTGCTCTTCTGTGTGTCAGAAGTACAGCTGACTTGGAAATGAAG ATTATTTGTTGGATTTCTGAGAACCTGTCAACGTGTCATTCTTTTGATCCCATTCAGGAATTTATCGTTG CCTCCCTGTATTCCAGAATGTGTTCAGAAACTCACAACCTGGATAAGCTTTTGCCCTACACATCGCTGCTTGACTGGATTGGG GTTATCCCTGGAGCAGTATGTACAACAGACATTATCTCTCTACCTGTGTTAGAG TTCCAGAACTCTAAAGGCTTCTGGGAGAAACTCAACTCAAACTTGGAGAGTGTGAAGTATGCAGAGCCACACTTGCACTACCACAGTAATGTGCTCAGGAGGGAATGGCAAAACCTTTCAGAAGAG cagaaagaagagagaagaaccACAACAtatttgagaaatatttttgaaaatgccaAAAA GGTGCTTTCTCATCTGGACACTTGGGATTCTG AGGAAAGGCTAGTACCTCTCTTTCAAGAAGAAGATTACCAGCAGCAGTTACTAATGGGACTG ATGGTTGCTCAGCTAAAGGATCACCTCATGAGACATCTACAGTATGTAGGAAAAAAGAAGATTGACCAAATAGTTCTGGATTATGTTGCAAACCTG ctgaatCTGGTGCATCGAATAATGAAAGAAGTTTGGAAGAGATACCGGCTTCATTCCTGCATCTTCTGCTT cgATGAGAGAGGAAGTGCAGCAGAGTTTGCCGTGTTCCACATCATGAGTCGAATTCTAGAAGCCACAAATGGCATGTGCATGCCTTTACCTCCTG GTTTTCACACTCTGCACTTGGGGCTTGGCGTTCGATGTCTCCCTCTTCACACTCTCTTACACTATATCGACAACGGAGTTCTGCATTTGACAGAAACTTGTGTCAGGAAACTGCTGAAAG ATCTGGATGACACggagaagaatgaaaagctGAAGTTCAGTATTGTGACGAGACTTCCCGAG GCTCTTGGTCAAAAGGTCCGTCAGTTCTGGAATCATCCAATAAATGCGAATTTAATCGCACGGAAATATGTGAAACTTCTGCTTGAGAAGCTAGGGAGTAGGCAG TGTAGCAGGCCTATCTCCGAGAGACGCCCGGTGCCTGTAGAGTTTTTGCCACTTAACTACCTGACTAACATGCTGGCAGAGATAGAGAATCAAG GTGTGCATCCATATGAAAAACAAGATCATGTTAATGTAAGGTTTGTGGAGGAAGCAGCACTGAAACATACCATGATGCTTCTGGGCCTCAAATATTCCTGA
- the GSAP gene encoding gamma-secretase-activating protein isoform X2 translates to MLLHLAAEFDLQRDVGPWLAERGWAAALDTSENSSALHVVNVERNGKIIYTWKGNQRETHIGLYDLQTKENEHLYMFERDLRIISCSVNSERTLLAVSFRQYTEEERVSRLLQSVSKYLTLLIEIHPINNVRVLKAVDSCVRVQFLYPVEGRNTSTESRLLLVSEDKYIEQFDICVAVEEHKVVIQNSGQLPRARVADDLIWAQWDMTEQRLFYIVPKESRCTLKCVQFYPDGSFNSILESHLDISVTDTRVKLVNFGYDDCQDQDVTSTSLNLRVFTSKAGGLCVCCSLASDIPDVIIYSIYFLHKGYSKTFTVSLERTASHQLKEVAFLNLDYYVAAYLPGQFLHLLNIQHPDLLCYSLFLTGEDARIDTLQNGSIQSPLMSTILDGCIGRIYAVSISDSALLEFLQKSKRDSERLAALHCALLCVRSTADLEMKIICWISENLSTCHSFDPIQEFIVASLYSRMCSETHNLDKLLPYTSLLDWIGVIPGAVCTTDIISLPVLEFQNSKGFWEKLNSNLESVKYAEPHLHYHSNVLRREWQNLSEEKEERRTTTYLRNIFENAKKVLSHLDTWDSEERLVPLFQEEDYQQQLLMGLMVAQLKDHLMRHLQYVGKKKIDQIVLDYVANLLNLVHRIMKEVWKRYRLHSCIFCFDERGSAAEFAVFHIMSRILEATNGMCMPLPPGFHTLHLGLGVRCLPLHTLLHYIDNGVLHLTETCVRKLLKDLDDTEKNEKLKFSIVTRLPEALGQKVRQFWNHPINANLIARKYVKLLLEKLGSRQCSRPISERRPVPVEFLPLNYLTNMLAEIENQGVHPYEKQDHVNVRFVEEAALKHTMMLLGLKYS, encoded by the exons GGAAATCAGAGAGAGACCCATATTGGATTGTACGACCTTCAAACTAAAGAAAATGAG CACCTCTATATGTTTGAGAGAGATCTGCGCATAATCAGTTGTTCAGTCAACAGTGAAAGGACGTTACTGG CGGTCAGCTTCCGTCAAtacacagaggaagaaagagtgAGCCGGCTGTTACAGTCAG TATCCAAATATTTAACCTTGCTAATTGAAATTCATCCCATTAATAATGTGAGAGTCCTGAAGGCTGTGGATAGCTGCGTTCGAGTACAG TTCCTTTATCCAGTTGAAGGCAGAAATACTTCTACAGAAAGTCGCCTCTTGCTAGTTTCAGAAGATAAAT atATTGAACAATTTGATATTTGTGTTGCTGTGGAAGAACACAAAGTG gTGATTCAAAACTCAGGTCAGCTTCCAAGAGCCAGAGTTGCAGATGATCTCATTTGGGCACAATGGGATATGACGGAACAGAGACTCTTCTACATTGTTCCAAAG GAATCAAGGTGTACTTTAAAATGTGTCCAGTTTTACCCTGATGGAAGTTTTAACTCAATA CTGGAATCACACCTGGATATTTCTGTGACTGACACACGAGTAAA ACTAGTGAATTTTGGATATGATGACTGCCAAGACCAAGATGTTACATCCACATCTTTGAATCTTCGGGTTTTTACAAGTAAAGCAG gaggcttgtgtgtgtgttgcagTCTAGCCTCTGATATTCCTGATGTAATAATATACTCCatatattttttacataaaG GTTATAGCAAAACTTTTACAGTTTCTCTAGAAAGAACAGCATCTCATCAATTGAAGGAAGTGGCCTTTTTGAATCTGG acTACTATGTGGCTGCTTATTTGCCTGGCCAGTTCCTGCACCTCCTGAATATTCAGCATCCTGACCTACTGTGCTATAGTTTATTTCTGACAG GTGAGGATGCAAGAATTGACACGCTGCAAAACGGCTCCATCCAGTCCCCACTCATGTCAACTATCTTGGATGGCTGCATAGGGAGAATATATGCAGTGAGCATCAGTGACAGTGCCTTATTAGAGTTCCTACAGAAAAGCAAACGAGACAGCGAGAGGTTGGCAGCTCTACATTGTGCTCTTCTGTGTGTCAGAAGTACAGCTGACTTGGAAATGAAG ATTATTTGTTGGATTTCTGAGAACCTGTCAACGTGTCATTCTTTTGATCCCATTCAGGAATTTATCGTTG CCTCCCTGTATTCCAGAATGTGTTCAGAAACTCACAACCTGGATAAGCTTTTGCCCTACACATCGCTGCTTGACTGGATTGGG GTTATCCCTGGAGCAGTATGTACAACAGACATTATCTCTCTACCTGTGTTAGAG TTCCAGAACTCTAAAGGCTTCTGGGAGAAACTCAACTCAAACTTGGAGAGTGTGAAGTATGCAGAGCCACACTTGCACTACCACAGTAATGTGCTCAGGAGGGAATGGCAAAACCTTTCAGAAGAG aaagaagagagaagaaccACAACAtatttgagaaatatttttgaaaatgccaAAAA GGTGCTTTCTCATCTGGACACTTGGGATTCTG AGGAAAGGCTAGTACCTCTCTTTCAAGAAGAAGATTACCAGCAGCAGTTACTAATGGGACTG ATGGTTGCTCAGCTAAAGGATCACCTCATGAGACATCTACAGTATGTAGGAAAAAAGAAGATTGACCAAATAGTTCTGGATTATGTTGCAAACCTG ctgaatCTGGTGCATCGAATAATGAAAGAAGTTTGGAAGAGATACCGGCTTCATTCCTGCATCTTCTGCTT cgATGAGAGAGGAAGTGCAGCAGAGTTTGCCGTGTTCCACATCATGAGTCGAATTCTAGAAGCCACAAATGGCATGTGCATGCCTTTACCTCCTG GTTTTCACACTCTGCACTTGGGGCTTGGCGTTCGATGTCTCCCTCTTCACACTCTCTTACACTATATCGACAACGGAGTTCTGCATTTGACAGAAACTTGTGTCAGGAAACTGCTGAAAG ATCTGGATGACACggagaagaatgaaaagctGAAGTTCAGTATTGTGACGAGACTTCCCGAG GCTCTTGGTCAAAAGGTCCGTCAGTTCTGGAATCATCCAATAAATGCGAATTTAATCGCACGGAAATATGTGAAACTTCTGCTTGAGAAGCTAGGGAGTAGGCAG TGTAGCAGGCCTATCTCCGAGAGACGCCCGGTGCCTGTAGAGTTTTTGCCACTTAACTACCTGACTAACATGCTGGCAGAGATAGAGAATCAAG GTGTGCATCCATATGAAAAACAAGATCATGTTAATGTAAGGTTTGTGGAGGAAGCAGCACTGAAACATACCATGATGCTTCTGGGCCTCAAATATTCCTGA
- the GSAP gene encoding gamma-secretase-activating protein isoform X1, protein MLLHLAAEFDLQRDVGPWLAERGWAAALDTSENSSALHVVNVERNGKIIYTWKGNQRETHIGLYDLQTKENEHLYMFERDLRIISCSVNSERTLLAVSFRQYTEEERVSRLLQSVSKYLTLLIEIHPINNVRVLKAVDSCVRVQFLYPVEGRNTSTESRLLLVSEDKYIEQFDICVAVEEHKVVIQNSGQLPRARVADDLIWAQWDMTEQRLFYIVPKESRCTLKCVQFYPDGSFNSILESHLDISVTDTRVKLVNFGYDDCQDQDVTSTSLNLRVFTSKAGGLCVCCSLASDIPDVIIYSIYFLHKGYSKTFTVSLERTASHQLKEVAFLNLDYYVAAYLPGQFLHLLNIQHPDLLCYSLFLTGEDARIDTLQNGSIQSPLMSTILDGCIGRIYAVSISDSALLEFLQKSKRDSERLAALHCALLCVRSTADLEMKIICWISENLSTCHSFDPIQEFIVASLYSRMCSETHNLDKLLPYTSLLDWIGVIPGAVCTTDIISLPVLEFQNSKGFWEKLNSNLESVKYAEPHLHYHSNVLRREWQNLSEEQKEERRTTTYLRNIFENAKKVLSHLDTWDSEERLVPLFQEEDYQQQLLMGLMVAQLKDHLMRHLQYVGKKKIDQIVLDYVANLLNLVHRIMKEVWKRYRLHSCIFCFDERGSAAEFAVFHIMSRILEATNGMCMPLPPGFHTLHLGLGVRCLPLHTLLHYIDNGVLHLTETCVRKLLKDLDDTEKNEKLKFSIVTRLPEALGQKVRQFWNHPINANLIARKYVKLLLEKLGSRQCSRPISERRPVPVEFLPLNYLTNMLAEIENQGVHPYEKQDHVNVRFVEEAALKHTMMLLGLKYS, encoded by the exons GGAAATCAGAGAGAGACCCATATTGGATTGTACGACCTTCAAACTAAAGAAAATGAG CACCTCTATATGTTTGAGAGAGATCTGCGCATAATCAGTTGTTCAGTCAACAGTGAAAGGACGTTACTGG CGGTCAGCTTCCGTCAAtacacagaggaagaaagagtgAGCCGGCTGTTACAGTCAG TATCCAAATATTTAACCTTGCTAATTGAAATTCATCCCATTAATAATGTGAGAGTCCTGAAGGCTGTGGATAGCTGCGTTCGAGTACAG TTCCTTTATCCAGTTGAAGGCAGAAATACTTCTACAGAAAGTCGCCTCTTGCTAGTTTCAGAAGATAAAT atATTGAACAATTTGATATTTGTGTTGCTGTGGAAGAACACAAAGTG gTGATTCAAAACTCAGGTCAGCTTCCAAGAGCCAGAGTTGCAGATGATCTCATTTGGGCACAATGGGATATGACGGAACAGAGACTCTTCTACATTGTTCCAAAG GAATCAAGGTGTACTTTAAAATGTGTCCAGTTTTACCCTGATGGAAGTTTTAACTCAATA CTGGAATCACACCTGGATATTTCTGTGACTGACACACGAGTAAA ACTAGTGAATTTTGGATATGATGACTGCCAAGACCAAGATGTTACATCCACATCTTTGAATCTTCGGGTTTTTACAAGTAAAGCAG gaggcttgtgtgtgtgttgcagTCTAGCCTCTGATATTCCTGATGTAATAATATACTCCatatattttttacataaaG GTTATAGCAAAACTTTTACAGTTTCTCTAGAAAGAACAGCATCTCATCAATTGAAGGAAGTGGCCTTTTTGAATCTGG acTACTATGTGGCTGCTTATTTGCCTGGCCAGTTCCTGCACCTCCTGAATATTCAGCATCCTGACCTACTGTGCTATAGTTTATTTCTGACAG GTGAGGATGCAAGAATTGACACGCTGCAAAACGGCTCCATCCAGTCCCCACTCATGTCAACTATCTTGGATGGCTGCATAGGGAGAATATATGCAGTGAGCATCAGTGACAGTGCCTTATTAGAGTTCCTACAGAAAAGCAAACGAGACAGCGAGAGGTTGGCAGCTCTACATTGTGCTCTTCTGTGTGTCAGAAGTACAGCTGACTTGGAAATGAAG ATTATTTGTTGGATTTCTGAGAACCTGTCAACGTGTCATTCTTTTGATCCCATTCAGGAATTTATCGTTG CCTCCCTGTATTCCAGAATGTGTTCAGAAACTCACAACCTGGATAAGCTTTTGCCCTACACATCGCTGCTTGACTGGATTGGG GTTATCCCTGGAGCAGTATGTACAACAGACATTATCTCTCTACCTGTGTTAGAG TTCCAGAACTCTAAAGGCTTCTGGGAGAAACTCAACTCAAACTTGGAGAGTGTGAAGTATGCAGAGCCACACTTGCACTACCACAGTAATGTGCTCAGGAGGGAATGGCAAAACCTTTCAGAAGAG cagaaagaagagagaagaaccACAACAtatttgagaaatatttttgaaaatgccaAAAA GGTGCTTTCTCATCTGGACACTTGGGATTCTG AGGAAAGGCTAGTACCTCTCTTTCAAGAAGAAGATTACCAGCAGCAGTTACTAATGGGACTG ATGGTTGCTCAGCTAAAGGATCACCTCATGAGACATCTACAGTATGTAGGAAAAAAGAAGATTGACCAAATAGTTCTGGATTATGTTGCAAACCTG ctgaatCTGGTGCATCGAATAATGAAAGAAGTTTGGAAGAGATACCGGCTTCATTCCTGCATCTTCTGCTT cgATGAGAGAGGAAGTGCAGCAGAGTTTGCCGTGTTCCACATCATGAGTCGAATTCTAGAAGCCACAAATGGCATGTGCATGCCTTTACCTCCTG GTTTTCACACTCTGCACTTGGGGCTTGGCGTTCGATGTCTCCCTCTTCACACTCTCTTACACTATATCGACAACGGAGTTCTGCATTTGACAGAAACTTGTGTCAGGAAACTGCTGAAAG ATCTGGATGACACggagaagaatgaaaagctGAAGTTCAGTATTGTGACGAGACTTCCCGAG GCTCTTGGTCAAAAGGTCCGTCAGTTCTGGAATCATCCAATAAATGCGAATTTAATCGCACGGAAATATGTGAAACTTCTGCTTGAGAAGCTAGGGAGTAGGCAG TGTAGCAGGCCTATCTCCGAGAGACGCCCGGTGCCTGTAGAGTTTTTGCCACTTAACTACCTGACTAACATGCTGGCAGAGATAGAGAATCAAG GTGTGCATCCATATGAAAAACAAGATCATGTTAATGTAAGGTTTGTGGAGGAAGCAGCACTGAAACATACCATGATGCTTCTGGGCCTCAAATATTCCTGA